actttgaAAATGTAATTCGGGTCAACCAATCTTTTTGGCGGACACCAAAAGATGACccgttttgacctgttacccaacccatccagCTCTGCTATTTACCCACGTCAACCTCCAACATTACAAACCTTTCTGAAAGCAAAGCTGATCCTTCCTCTATTAGCTCCTCCACCACATCTAACTGGAGATATCCGCCATCAACCTGAGGCGCTGACCCCGAACTCTTTCTCCTAAACATGGACTTTAATACCCCTTTGCCAGTCTTCTTAGCATGTGGAACATGAGAGTTTGTCTTCTCTGGAGGTAGTATATCCACAACGATGCAGGTTGTATCATCTCGCAATCCTTTAAATTCTACAGCTTCCTATCAACAGGAATAAAGGActtataataaaagtttaaagacAGCTAAACATAAAGTAAACTATAAATGTACTCATATACTTTAACAATTTGTGCAGCAGCTGTATCTGGTGGCAGTCCACGGCAGCAAATTAGAGCTGCTTCTGCAGACATAGCATCCCAAACACCATCACTTGCTATAATCATCCTTCCACCAGCAGAGGAAAGCTGCAAATGACAGATCACAGAAATGTAGTATATTAGTCATTGTCAAACTTACCAAAACAGATAATTCTCACTGTCTCACATAATATAATAGTATCATAGTAGCACACTTTAACACACTGACCTTCACTTGTTTAACATAAGGAACAGGAACAATGAATTCTCCAACATCCAGATCTCCGATAGATCGTGACAGACACAAGCCACCAGGCCAACATCTCAAAGGACCAAtctacccaaaaaaaaaagtacaatgaGTAagcaaaatatttataaatactaAATGCTGTGTATCAGCAATTTcaaaacaaataattttattcatCAAGATCTTTTTCAGTAATCCAACTTCCATAAGAACATGCTGGCTTCTAAAAGAAAAAGCATTTTATCCATTAATGGTTCAACAAAGTAGCATACTATAGAAGATACCTGTGTGCCACCACCAGCATTAAGTCGACCAACCTCACCGCCACTTGCAGTGACACGTTCCCTTCTACCAGATAAGAAAACATGGAATTAACGTTAATATCATAATATAGTACCAGATTGTATTTGCTAAATCAGctcaaaagaaaaggaaatgcATCATATGAGACTTGTTGACTTACTCTTCTTCACTGCAATCAAGTCTGTGATCTGCTGACAGATAATATAAGCTTCCGTCTGCAGACTCAAGTATGCAGCGTGAATCGCCTACTGAAGCTACAGTTACGACAGATCCTTCAAGAATTACGAAAGTGACTGTCGTTCCGGACGATTGAACTGAAACATAGCAAAGTATAAATACCAGATTTGCACAACTGATGACAAGCTTTAAATGTAAAAAGACACAAGCCCATGTGCCACATGGGTACAGAGCACGCTCACAAATGTATGACCATCAGCCAAGTACCCTTGATGCTTAACGATTTGCATCTCAAATCTAATTGCACGTGGAAGTTCTGTTATTACATAACTTAACTTTAGAACAAAATCTTCCTGGACCAAAATGCATCCTAACTCCACTTAAAACAATCATGGCGTTCAATGAGTAAGTTTAGCAAGATATATCGTAATAGAGATTGTGGCAATATTGTGCAACCAAAAAATTTCTTTCTTCAATCCTAATGAGCCTAATGACCTGTCATAACAAAAAAATGTGGCAATATTCTCACTTTTTAATGTGCTGAAAGTGTGTTCTGAGGCACAATCAACCTCTCTGAGTAAACATTTTCACTAATTCAGTTCATCCTTTTGCTATAAccaaacaaatatacatattttgtCAAAAAAGCAGAGTTCTTTCCTTTGTGATTGACTTTTTGTGTAAGTTTGATATTGTTA
The Erigeron canadensis isolate Cc75 chromosome 2, C_canadensis_v1, whole genome shotgun sequence DNA segment above includes these coding regions:
- the LOC122587477 gene encoding probable protein phosphatase 2C 12 isoform X2, producing the protein MSGVKTDHHHAAVPLSVLLKREVASERIERPEITSGQCNHSKKGEDFTLLKSECQRVLGDGVTTYSVFGIFDGHNGSAAAIYTKENLLNNVLGAIPRDLNREEWINVLPRALVAGFVKTDKDFQEQVQSSGTTVTFVILEGSVVTVASVGDSRCILESADGSLYYLSADHRLDCSEEEERVTASGGEVGRLNAGGGTQIGPLRCWPGGLCLSRSIGDLDVGEFIVPVPYVKQVKLSSAGGRMIIASDGVWDAMSAEAALICCRGLPPDTAAAQIVKEAVEFKGLRDDTTCIVVDILPPEKTNSHVPHAKKTGKGVLKSMFRRKSSGSAPQVDGGYLQLDVVEELIEEGSALLSERLLTKYPLSNLFKLFSCAVCQKEMNPGEGISVLAGLSSSVKPRPWDGPFLCLSCHEKREAMEGKRP
- the LOC122587477 gene encoding probable protein phosphatase 2C 12 isoform X1, whose translation is MSGVKTDHHHAAVPLSVLLKREVASERIERPEITSGQCNHSKKGEDFTLLKSECQRVLGDGVTTYSVFGIFDGHNGSAAAIYTKENLLNNVLGAIPRDLNREEWINVLPRALVAGFVKTDKDFQEQVQSSGTTVTFVILEGSVVTVASVGDSRCILESADGSLYYLSADHRLDCSEEERERVTASGGEVGRLNAGGGTQIGPLRCWPGGLCLSRSIGDLDVGEFIVPVPYVKQVKLSSAGGRMIIASDGVWDAMSAEAALICCRGLPPDTAAAQIVKEAVEFKGLRDDTTCIVVDILPPEKTNSHVPHAKKTGKGVLKSMFRRKSSGSAPQVDGGYLQLDVVEELIEEGSALLSERLLTKYPLSNLFKLFSCAVCQKEMNPGEGISVLAGLSSSVKPRPWDGPFLCLSCHEKREAMEGKRP